One stretch of Sinomonas terrae DNA includes these proteins:
- a CDS encoding helix-turn-helix domain-containing protein, producing MGERFGTQLRAERTARGLSQTQLGGEEYSPSYISLLELGHREPTPAVIAELAGRLRLAPQTLEAWNLGSTPQEGAFLQAGLAARQAWDQRDYPESARQAGAAARHAHAAGNPAAWWEMAYLQAEALMRQGQTAQAALIAQDILSAPLTGTSHALTVRARQLLSALCLGLGEPAVAAAHARAAVKASAPLPAGSPLAAAALISLIAALAESGRLEEAWEHCEALAPHSTQDTPGQAAGEAEWAIGSVAFLRGDPEEGARRHERAARLLSPANDLPLWARFNKASAAARLAGGITEPETLAALERAEIAYSIVEANRAEQLELALIRAHWLHLDGQHELALEHLGPIHRERHLLGHHTAGQAALLHGQALTAIGRHQAALEHLRHAHAAFARSGLDGSARTAEDAIAALPRTAAETRTPTSPAPA from the coding sequence ATGGGAGAACGATTCGGGACCCAGCTGCGCGCCGAGCGCACCGCGCGCGGCCTGTCCCAGACCCAGCTGGGCGGGGAGGAATACTCCCCGAGCTACATCTCGCTGCTCGAGCTCGGCCACCGCGAACCCACCCCGGCGGTCATCGCCGAGCTCGCCGGACGCCTCCGGCTCGCCCCCCAGACCCTGGAGGCCTGGAACCTGGGAAGCACCCCCCAGGAGGGCGCCTTCCTCCAGGCGGGCCTTGCCGCACGGCAGGCCTGGGACCAGCGCGACTACCCCGAGTCCGCCCGCCAGGCCGGCGCCGCGGCACGGCACGCCCACGCCGCCGGCAACCCGGCCGCCTGGTGGGAGATGGCCTACCTGCAGGCAGAGGCCCTGATGAGGCAGGGCCAGACCGCCCAGGCCGCCCTCATCGCCCAGGACATCCTCTCCGCGCCCCTCACCGGAACCTCGCACGCCCTCACCGTCCGCGCCCGCCAGCTCCTCTCCGCGCTCTGCCTCGGACTCGGAGAGCCCGCCGTCGCCGCCGCCCACGCCCGCGCAGCCGTGAAGGCCAGCGCCCCGCTGCCCGCCGGGTCCCCCCTGGCCGCCGCGGCCCTGATCTCCCTCATCGCCGCCCTGGCCGAATCAGGCCGGCTCGAGGAGGCCTGGGAGCACTGCGAGGCCCTCGCTCCCCACAGCACCCAGGACACCCCCGGGCAGGCGGCCGGCGAGGCCGAATGGGCCATCGGCAGCGTCGCGTTCCTGCGCGGGGACCCCGAAGAAGGCGCCCGCCGCCACGAACGCGCCGCCAGGCTCCTCTCCCCCGCCAACGACCTCCCGCTCTGGGCCCGGTTCAACAAGGCCTCCGCCGCCGCCCGCCTCGCCGGGGGCATCACCGAGCCCGAGACCCTCGCCGCCCTCGAACGGGCCGAGATCGCCTACTCCATCGTCGAGGCGAACCGCGCCGAGCAGCTCGAGCTCGCCCTGATCCGCGCCCACTGGCTCCACCTGGACGGCCAGCACGAGCTGGCCCTGGAACACCTGGGGCCGATCCACCGCGAAAGGCACCTCCTGGGCCACCACACCGCCGGGCAGGCCGCCCTCCTGCACGGCCAGGCCCTCACCGCCATCGGCCGGCACCAGGCCGCCCTCGAACACCTCCGCCACGCCCACGCAGCCTTCGCCAGATCCGGTCTGGACGGAAGCGCCCGCACCGCCGAAGACGCCATCGCAGCCCTGCCCCGCACCGCAGCCGAAACCAGAACCCCGACGAGCCCCGCCCCCGCCTGA
- a CDS encoding iron ABC transporter substrate-binding protein: MNNWKTPSAVSAAALAVLALAGCSGTSTPSAAASSNSGDAGTTITVYNAQHEELTSAWVDEFTKQTGIKVNLRNGEDPEMANQIIQEGKASPADVFLTENSPAMDQVENAHLLAKLDQSTLDQVPAKYRPAAGDWTGIAARSTVLAYNKTKLTEAQLPKSLMDLADPSWKDRIGASTGGADFQAIVSAMFQLKGSEATLAWLKGIKDNARTYQDDTPVLAAVNKGDIEAGILYHYYSFVDQADTGENSNNVALQYFKNQDPGAFVSVSGGAVLASSRHQAQAQKFLAFITSKSGQEVLENGKSFEYPVGSGVPANAKLVPLSDLQAPTIDPGTLNGPEVNDLMTQAGLL; this comes from the coding sequence ATGAACAACTGGAAGACCCCGAGCGCCGTGAGCGCAGCAGCCCTCGCGGTACTGGCCCTCGCCGGATGCTCCGGAACCTCGACCCCTTCAGCCGCAGCCTCCTCGAACTCCGGAGACGCCGGGACGACCATCACCGTCTACAACGCCCAGCACGAGGAGCTGACCTCGGCGTGGGTCGACGAGTTCACCAAGCAGACCGGGATCAAGGTCAACCTCCGCAACGGCGAAGACCCGGAGATGGCCAACCAGATCATCCAGGAGGGCAAGGCCTCGCCCGCGGACGTGTTCCTGACCGAGAACTCGCCCGCGATGGACCAGGTCGAGAACGCCCACCTGCTCGCCAAGCTCGACCAATCGACCCTGGACCAGGTCCCGGCGAAGTACCGCCCCGCGGCCGGCGACTGGACGGGCATCGCGGCCCGCTCGACCGTCCTCGCCTACAACAAGACCAAGCTCACCGAGGCGCAGCTGCCGAAGTCCCTCATGGACCTCGCCGACCCGTCCTGGAAGGACAGGATCGGCGCGTCGACCGGCGGGGCCGACTTCCAGGCCATCGTGAGCGCGATGTTCCAGCTCAAGGGCAGCGAGGCGACGCTCGCGTGGCTCAAGGGAATCAAGGACAACGCCCGCACCTATCAGGACGACACCCCTGTCCTCGCCGCCGTCAACAAGGGCGACATCGAGGCCGGGATCCTCTATCACTACTACTCGTTCGTCGATCAGGCGGACACCGGCGAGAACAGCAACAACGTCGCGCTGCAGTACTTCAAGAATCAGGATCCCGGCGCGTTCGTGAGCGTCTCCGGCGGCGCGGTCCTGGCCTCGAGCAGGCACCAGGCCCAGGCCCAGAAGTTCCTCGCATTCATCACCTCGAAGTCAGGCCAGGAGGTCCTCGAGAATGGGAAGTCGTTCGAGTACCCCGTCGGCTCCGGCGTGCCGGCCAACGCCAAGCTCGTCCCGCTCTCCGATCTGCAGGCCCCGACCATCGACCCCGGGACCCTCAACGGCCCCGAGGTCAACGACCTCATGACCCAGGCCGGGCTCCTCTGA
- the istB gene encoding IS21-like element helper ATPase IstB, with product MSPTVTRVATTLRRQRSMSEEAAQAAVEQACRRLHLPTMRAVMEEAIKVAEREQLSYTGFLAEVLLAECDDRDRRSIERRVRGAGFPRQKWIADFDFEANPNVNPATVHQLAQGEWIRRGDPLCLIGDSGTGKSHLLIALGTAAAEKGYRVKFTLATKLVNELVEAADEKQLARTIARYGRVDLLLIDELGYMELDRRGAELLFQVLTEREEKASVAIASNSGFSDWTRTFTDPRLCAAIVDRLTFKGTIIETGTDSYRLQHTRANA from the coding sequence ATGAGCCCCACCGTCACGAGGGTCGCCACGACCCTGCGCCGCCAGCGCAGCATGAGCGAGGAAGCGGCCCAGGCCGCGGTCGAGCAGGCCTGCCGGCGCCTGCACCTGCCCACGATGCGCGCCGTGATGGAGGAGGCGATCAAAGTCGCCGAGCGCGAGCAGCTCTCCTACACCGGCTTCCTCGCCGAGGTCCTCCTGGCCGAGTGCGACGACCGCGACCGCCGCTCCATCGAGCGCCGCGTCCGCGGGGCCGGGTTCCCCAGACAGAAATGGATCGCCGACTTCGACTTCGAGGCCAACCCGAACGTTAACCCCGCCACCGTCCACCAGCTCGCGCAGGGCGAATGGATCCGACGAGGCGACCCGCTGTGCCTCATCGGAGACTCCGGAACCGGGAAGTCCCACCTGCTCATCGCCTTGGGGACCGCGGCCGCCGAGAAGGGATACAGAGTCAAGTTCACCCTCGCGACCAAGCTCGTGAACGAGCTCGTCGAAGCCGCCGACGAGAAGCAGCTCGCCCGCACCATCGCCCGCTACGGAAGGGTGGATCTGCTCTTGATCGATGAGCTGGGGTATATGGAGCTCGACAGGCGTGGGGCCGAGCTCCTCTTCCAGGTTCTCACCGAGCGCGAGGAGAAGGCGAGCGTGGCGATCGCATCAAATTCGGGCTTCTCCGACTGGACGCGCACCTTCACGGACCCGCGCCTCTGCGCAGCCATCGTCGATCGCCTCACCTTCAAAGGCACCATCATCGAAACCGGGACCGACTCCTACCGCCTCCAACACACTAGGGCCAACGCATAA
- a CDS encoding ATP-binding protein, with protein sequence MTTSAWWTIRSIMAAIVDRVTFNAHILETGTDSYRLRTSRTSSRRKSTAAAASS encoded by the coding sequence GTGACGACCTCTGCGTGGTGGACGATCCGGTCGATCATGGCTGCCATCGTCGACCGCGTCACCTTCAATGCTCACATCCTCGAAACCGGCACTGACTCCTACCGCCTCCGAACCAGCAGGACCTCGAGCCGACGCAAATCCACGGCAGCAGCGGCCTCATCCTGA
- a CDS encoding WxL protein peptidoglycan domain-containing protein — MTEKHTKPLRRRLRPALAAVALALAGLAASGAPAMAVDDGTLGIRPQSESDFFHLDLAPGAATDATAIVSNHTGAPVTLLTYPVDGQNTAQGTFAFAGKDDQAKALGAWVHLDADQVTVPANTDLPVHFRLTVPQGTPPGDYAGGVIIQAPPVQGQTTTVHDTAVRIDTVQRQGVRIYLKVDGTPVKSQSHGTLAWTQDGPNLDFTLPVTNTGNTILHPTADLNLTGWPTNGAQAKFDTPESLLPGATVHLHATLPGAPPAQAGTAEAKINSEAGTQDATATVLYAPWLALGIALLALAAAAYGAWRLARFVRRARAALAQAAAAQSTGIWPAARPAQERTAQDGTAPTGRH; from the coding sequence GTGACCGAAAAGCACACGAAACCGCTCCGCCGCCGCCTCCGGCCCGCCCTGGCCGCCGTGGCCCTGGCCCTGGCCGGGCTGGCCGCCTCCGGCGCCCCCGCGATGGCCGTGGACGACGGCACGCTGGGGATCAGGCCGCAGAGCGAGTCCGACTTCTTCCACCTCGACCTCGCCCCCGGCGCCGCCACCGACGCGACCGCTATCGTCTCCAACCACACCGGCGCCCCGGTCACCCTGCTCACCTACCCCGTCGACGGGCAGAACACCGCCCAGGGGACCTTCGCCTTCGCCGGGAAGGACGACCAGGCCAAGGCCCTGGGCGCCTGGGTGCACCTTGACGCCGACCAGGTCACCGTCCCGGCCAACACAGACCTCCCGGTCCACTTCCGCCTCACCGTCCCCCAGGGCACCCCGCCCGGGGACTACGCCGGCGGCGTGATCATCCAGGCACCCCCGGTACAGGGGCAGACCACCACCGTCCACGACACCGCCGTGCGGATCGACACCGTCCAGCGCCAGGGCGTGCGGATCTACCTCAAGGTCGACGGCACCCCCGTGAAGTCCCAATCCCACGGCACCCTCGCCTGGACCCAGGACGGGCCGAACCTGGACTTCACCCTGCCCGTGACCAACACCGGCAACACCATCCTGCACCCCACCGCGGACCTGAACCTCACCGGCTGGCCCACCAACGGCGCCCAGGCCAAGTTCGACACCCCCGAGAGCCTCCTGCCCGGGGCCACCGTGCACCTGCACGCCACCCTCCCCGGCGCCCCGCCCGCCCAGGCCGGCACCGCCGAGGCCAAGATCAACTCAGAGGCCGGCACCCAGGACGCCACCGCCACCGTCCTCTACGCCCCCTGGCTTGCCCTGGGCATCGCCCTCCTGGCCCTCGCCGCCGCCGCGTACGGCGCCTGGCGCCTGGCCCGGTTCGTCCGCCGCGCCCGCGCCGCCCTCGCCCAGGCCGCCGCCGCCCAGAGCACCGGAATCTGGCCCGCCGCCCGGCCGGCACAGGAGCGCACGGCACAGGACGGCACGGCACCGACCGGCCGGCACTGA
- a CDS encoding Flp family type IVb pilin: MLSLIASLHVLGLKAKERFLSDEKGATAVEYGIMVALIAVVIIVAVTLLGGNLKTMFNNVAGQVPTTNP; encoded by the coding sequence ATGCTTTCTCTCATCGCCTCACTCCACGTCCTGGGCCTCAAGGCCAAGGAGCGCTTCCTCTCCGACGAGAAGGGCGCGACCGCCGTCGAGTACGGCATCATGGTCGCCCTCATCGCCGTCGTGATCATCGTCGCCGTGACCCTCCTCGGCGGCAACCTCAAGACGATGTTCAACAACGTCGCCGGCCAGGTCCCCACGACCAACCCGTGA
- the istA gene encoding IS21 family transposase: MEPRVELFARIRRDSRVESLGIRALAKRHGVGRNTVRQALTSAEPPPKKPRVRSAPRLGPFRAEIDQMLRADLEAPRKQRHSAVRVAEVLVERHGADVAPSYSTVRNYVRARRAEIAAERGSVAADAVVPQEHAPGEEAEVDFGEVWIVLAGVRTKCHMFIMRLSHSGRAVHRVYSTQSQEAFLEGHLEAFDEFGGVPTRHIRYDNLSSAVRRVVFGAGRVRDENERWILFRSTAGFDPFYCIPGVEGAHEKGGVEGEVGWFRRRRLTPVPEVSSLAELNERIREWEAQDLNRKITGRPRTIGEDFEAERPFLAPLPAERFDPGLPLYPRVDRSALITVRQAKYSVPARLIGRKVRVSLRATELVVFDGRTQVARHERVVERYGQSVQLDHYLEVLARKPGALPGSTALARARESGTFTSAHEAFWAESRKVNGDAAGTRELIDVLLLHRSLRASDVIAGIRAALSVGAVSADVVAIEARMHANGSTLGMHHPHQQPEPVEHRVISLTQRRLTDPAAVIAGLPKDTRPVPSVTAYDELLKRRKKPGKSPAESEGTTA; encoded by the coding sequence ATGGAGCCGCGGGTGGAGTTGTTCGCTCGCATTCGCAGGGATTCGCGCGTCGAGAGTCTGGGGATCCGCGCGCTGGCGAAACGCCACGGTGTGGGCCGGAACACCGTGCGGCAGGCGCTGACATCGGCGGAGCCCCCGCCGAAGAAGCCCCGCGTCCGGTCTGCCCCTCGGCTGGGGCCGTTCAGGGCCGAGATCGACCAGATGCTCCGCGCTGATCTGGAGGCGCCGAGGAAGCAGCGGCATTCTGCCGTTCGCGTCGCCGAAGTCCTCGTCGAGCGGCATGGCGCCGACGTCGCACCGTCGTACTCGACCGTGCGGAACTACGTGCGCGCTCGACGGGCGGAGATCGCCGCCGAGCGTGGAAGTGTCGCCGCGGACGCCGTCGTGCCTCAGGAGCACGCCCCGGGCGAGGAAGCCGAGGTCGACTTCGGCGAGGTCTGGATCGTCCTGGCGGGGGTGAGGACGAAGTGCCACATGTTCATCATGCGGCTGAGCCACAGCGGCCGCGCGGTCCACCGCGTCTACTCCACCCAGTCCCAGGAGGCCTTCCTCGAAGGCCATCTCGAGGCGTTCGACGAGTTCGGCGGGGTGCCGACCCGCCACATCAGGTACGACAATCTCTCCTCGGCGGTCCGGCGGGTCGTGTTCGGGGCGGGGCGCGTCCGGGATGAGAACGAGCGCTGGATCCTGTTCCGGTCGACGGCCGGCTTCGATCCGTTCTACTGCATCCCAGGGGTGGAGGGCGCCCACGAGAAGGGCGGAGTCGAGGGCGAGGTCGGCTGGTTCCGCCGCCGGCGCCTGACCCCGGTGCCCGAGGTGTCCTCCCTGGCGGAGCTGAACGAGAGGATCCGGGAATGGGAAGCCCAGGACCTCAACCGGAAGATCACTGGCCGGCCGCGCACGATCGGGGAGGACTTCGAGGCCGAGAGGCCCTTCCTCGCCCCGCTGCCCGCCGAGAGGTTCGACCCGGGCCTGCCGTTGTATCCGCGGGTGGACCGCTCGGCGCTGATCACGGTCCGGCAGGCCAAGTACTCGGTCCCGGCCCGCCTGATCGGGCGGAAGGTGCGGGTCTCCCTGCGGGCGACGGAGCTGGTCGTCTTCGACGGGCGCACCCAGGTGGCCCGGCACGAGCGTGTTGTCGAGCGCTACGGGCAGTCCGTCCAGCTCGACCACTACCTCGAGGTCCTTGCCCGCAAGCCCGGCGCCCTCCCGGGCTCGACCGCGCTTGCCAGGGCGAGGGAGTCGGGGACATTCACCAGCGCCCATGAGGCGTTCTGGGCAGAGTCCCGCAAGGTCAACGGCGACGCCGCCGGCACCAGAGAGCTGATCGATGTGCTCCTGCTCCACCGCAGCCTGCGCGCCTCGGACGTGATCGCCGGGATCCGGGCAGCGCTCTCGGTCGGTGCGGTCTCGGCCGACGTCGTCGCCATCGAGGCCAGGATGCACGCCAACGGCTCCACCCTCGGAATGCATCATCCCCATCAGCAGCCCGAACCCGTCGAGCACCGCGTCATCAGCCTCACCCAGCGCCGGCTCACCGATCCCGCCGCGGTGATTGCGGGCCTGCCGAAGGACACCCGCCCGGTGCCGAGCGTGACCGCCTACGACGAACTCCTCAAACGGCGCAAGAAGCCCGGGAAGTCCCCGGCCGAGAGCGAAGGAACAACAGCATGA
- a CDS encoding WxL domain-containing protein, with protein MRRTTKALAVLAVSGMALGAGAAAASADTVNSTVSGGSLTVSTAAPTLSAVTLNGTNTQTSTGTSGTWTITDARGTGANWTVSASATAFTSAAGTVETTARTIAATALTVTPGTVTPGAGSDAATISAPALAMSTTSQALISATGPAKGTYTLAPSFSLAIPANAYRSNYSGTVGSSALNPYTSTLTYTIG; from the coding sequence ATGCGCAGAACTACTAAGGCCCTGGCGGTCCTCGCCGTCTCGGGCATGGCATTGGGCGCGGGCGCGGCGGCGGCCTCGGCCGACACCGTGAACTCGACGGTCTCGGGCGGGTCGCTGACGGTGAGCACGGCGGCCCCCACGCTCTCGGCGGTGACGCTGAACGGGACGAACACCCAGACCTCCACCGGCACCTCGGGGACCTGGACCATCACGGACGCCCGGGGCACCGGGGCGAACTGGACGGTCTCGGCCAGCGCGACGGCCTTCACCAGCGCCGCGGGCACGGTGGAGACCACCGCCCGAACGATCGCGGCGACCGCGCTGACGGTCACCCCGGGCACGGTCACCCCGGGCGCCGGCTCGGACGCCGCGACGATCTCCGCCCCGGCACTGGCGATGTCCACGACCTCCCAGGCCCTGATCAGCGCCACCGGACCGGCCAAGGGCACCTACACCCTGGCCCCCTCGTTCAGCCTGGCCATCCCGGCCAACGCCTACCGCTCCAACTACTCCGGCACGGTCGGCTCCTCGGCCCTGAACCCCTACACCTCCACCCTCACCTACACCATCGGCTGA